The following are from one region of the Salmo salar chromosome ssa27, Ssal_v3.1, whole genome shotgun sequence genome:
- the LOC106588972 gene encoding CCN family member 4 isoform X1, whose amino-acid sequence MSWLLVWILIAAGIQKAYSQTQNSTAMLPLTEPTDLEPYNRTQYCHWPCECPQVLPPCPAGVSLLMDGCDCCKACARQVGEECNEADTCDYHKGLYCDYSSDKPRYEKGVCAYMVGTGCEHDGVIYRNGQSFKPSCKYQCLCVNGAIGCVTLCTDSQPPRVWCQNPRRVKIPGRCCEQWICDEPKKGRKTAPRHAVEALPAEAQGRSRNCVIQTTSWSICSKTCGRGLSLRVSNANERCEMVKESRLCNIRPCGVDITKHIKPGKKCLNIYREEQPKNFTISGCVSKQPYWPKYCGVCMATDDRCCIPYKSKTIDVEFVCSNGAVFTWQVMWINACFCNLSCRNPNNIFAELENYYGYPEIVN is encoded by the exons GCCTACTCCCAGACCCAGAATTCCACTGCCATGCTGCCCCTAACAGAACCCACAGACCTGGAGCCATACAACCGGACCCAGTACTGCCACTGGCCCTGTGAGTGCCCCCAGGTCCTCCCCCCCTGCCCCGCAGGAGTGAGCCTGCTCATGGACGGCTGTGACTGCTGCAAGGCCTGCGCCAGGCAGGTGGGGGAGGAGTGCAACGAGGCAGACACCTGTGACTACCATAAGGGACTGTACTGCGACTACAGCTCAGACAAGCCGAGGTACGAAAAAGGAGTGTGTGCAT ATATGGTTGGCACAGGCTGCGAGCATGATGGTGTGATCTACCGGAATGGGCAGAGCTTCAAGCCCAGCTGTAAATaccagtgtctgtgtgtgaacgGGGCCATCGGGTGCGTGACCCTGTGTACGGACTCCCAGCCCCCCCGGGTGTGGTGCCAGAACCCGAGGAGGGTCAAGATCCCCGGACGCTGCTGTGAACAGTGGATCTGTGATGAGCCCAAGAAGGGGAGGAAGACTGCTCCAAGACATGCAGTGGAGG CTCTTCCTGCTGAGGCTCAGGGCCGGAGTAGGAACTGTGTGATCCAGACCACCTCCTGGAGTATCTGTTCTAAGACGTGTGGTCGAGGTCTGTCACTGCGCGTCTCCAACGCCAACGAGAGGTGTGAGATGGTGAAAGAGTCCCGCCTCTGCAACATACGGCCCTGTGGGGTGGACATCACCAAGCACATCAAG CCAGGGAAGAAGTGTCTGAACATCTACAGAGAAGAACAGCCAAAAAACTTCACAATCTCGGGCTGTGTCAGTAAGCAGCCTTACTGGCCTAAATACTGTGGGGTGTGCATGGCCACAGACGATCGCTGCTGCATTCCCTACAAGTCCAAGACCATCGACGTGGAGTTTGTGTGTTCCAACGGGGCAGTGTTCACATGGCAGGTCATGTGGATCAACGCCTGCTTCTGTAACCTCAGCTGCAGGAACCCCAACAACATCTTCGCCGAGCTGGAGAATTACTATGGTTACCCTGAGATCGTGAACTGA
- the LOC106588972 gene encoding CCN family member 4 isoform X2: protein MLPLTEPTDLEPYNRTQYCHWPCECPQVLPPCPAGVSLLMDGCDCCKACARQVGEECNEADTCDYHKGLYCDYSSDKPRYEKGVCAYMVGTGCEHDGVIYRNGQSFKPSCKYQCLCVNGAIGCVTLCTDSQPPRVWCQNPRRVKIPGRCCEQWICDEPKKGRKTAPRHAVEALPAEAQGRSRNCVIQTTSWSICSKTCGRGLSLRVSNANERCEMVKESRLCNIRPCGVDITKHIKPGKKCLNIYREEQPKNFTISGCVSKQPYWPKYCGVCMATDDRCCIPYKSKTIDVEFVCSNGAVFTWQVMWINACFCNLSCRNPNNIFAELENYYGYPEIVN, encoded by the exons ATGCTGCCCCTAACAGAACCCACAGACCTGGAGCCATACAACCGGACCCAGTACTGCCACTGGCCCTGTGAGTGCCCCCAGGTCCTCCCCCCCTGCCCCGCAGGAGTGAGCCTGCTCATGGACGGCTGTGACTGCTGCAAGGCCTGCGCCAGGCAGGTGGGGGAGGAGTGCAACGAGGCAGACACCTGTGACTACCATAAGGGACTGTACTGCGACTACAGCTCAGACAAGCCGAGGTACGAAAAAGGAGTGTGTGCAT ATATGGTTGGCACAGGCTGCGAGCATGATGGTGTGATCTACCGGAATGGGCAGAGCTTCAAGCCCAGCTGTAAATaccagtgtctgtgtgtgaacgGGGCCATCGGGTGCGTGACCCTGTGTACGGACTCCCAGCCCCCCCGGGTGTGGTGCCAGAACCCGAGGAGGGTCAAGATCCCCGGACGCTGCTGTGAACAGTGGATCTGTGATGAGCCCAAGAAGGGGAGGAAGACTGCTCCAAGACATGCAGTGGAGG CTCTTCCTGCTGAGGCTCAGGGCCGGAGTAGGAACTGTGTGATCCAGACCACCTCCTGGAGTATCTGTTCTAAGACGTGTGGTCGAGGTCTGTCACTGCGCGTCTCCAACGCCAACGAGAGGTGTGAGATGGTGAAAGAGTCCCGCCTCTGCAACATACGGCCCTGTGGGGTGGACATCACCAAGCACATCAAG CCAGGGAAGAAGTGTCTGAACATCTACAGAGAAGAACAGCCAAAAAACTTCACAATCTCGGGCTGTGTCAGTAAGCAGCCTTACTGGCCTAAATACTGTGGGGTGTGCATGGCCACAGACGATCGCTGCTGCATTCCCTACAAGTCCAAGACCATCGACGTGGAGTTTGTGTGTTCCAACGGGGCAGTGTTCACATGGCAGGTCATGTGGATCAACGCCTGCTTCTGTAACCTCAGCTGCAGGAACCCCAACAACATCTTCGCCGAGCTGGAGAATTACTATGGTTACCCTGAGATCGTGAACTGA
- the ndrg1a gene encoding protein NDRG1a isoform X1: MDDIQVASKAPLLVDRELPGLREAVAQLVIKEHDVETPHGRIHCTMKGVPKGDRPVILTFHDIGLNHKTCFDSMFQHEDMQEIMQHFAVCHVDAPGQHEGANTFSTGYEYPSMDLLSESLPLVLKHFGLKSVIGMAVGAGAYILARFALDYPMLVEGLVLININPCAEGWMDWAANKVTPLPDMLIGHLFGKEEISNNHDLIATYRHHIMNDMNQYNLQHFVKAYNSRRDLEIERPIPGGKVTVRTLTCPSLLVVGDSSPAVDAVVECNTKLDPTKTTLLKMADCGGLPMVDQPAKLTEAFKYFIQGMGYMPAASMTRLVRSRTASGSSIHSMEGNRSRSHTNEGNRSRSHTNEGNRSRSHTNEKRGRSHTDSMEGTANSSAALKSTEVSC; this comes from the exons GAGCACGATGTAGAGACTCCCCATGGAAGGATCCACTGCACCATGAAAGGGGTGCCCAAAGGAGACCGCCCCGTCATCCTCACCTTCCATGACATTGGACTGAACC ACAAGACGTGCTTTGACTCCATGTTCCAGCATGAGGACATGCAGGAGATCATGCAGCACTTTGCTGTGTGCCATGTCGATGCCCCTGGACAGCACGAGGGGGCCAACACCTTCTCTACCGG GTACGAGTACCCCTCCATGGATCTGCTGTCTGAGTCTCTCCCCCTGGTCCTCAAGCATTTTGG TCTGAAGAGCGTCATTGGAATGGCCGTCGGAGCTGGAGCCTACATCCTTGCAAGATTCGCT CTGGACTACCCCATGTTGGTGGAAGGCCTGGTTCTGATTAATATCAACCCCTGTGCTGAGGGGTGGATGGACTGGGCTGCAAACAAG GTCACTCCTTTGCCTGACATGCTCATCGGCCATCTCTTCGGAAAG GAGGAAATCTCCAACAACCATGACCTTATTGCCACCTATCGCCATCACATCATGAATGACATGAACCAGTACAACCTTCAACACTTTGTTAAAGCTTACAACAG CCGGCGTGATCTGGAGATTGAGAGGCCCATTCCTGGTGGAAAAGTCACCGTCAGAACCCTGAC GTGTCCTTCTCTGTTGGTGGTAGGAGATAGCTCTCCGGCCGTTGACGCTGTG GTGGAGTGCAATACTAAGCTGGACCCGACAAAGACCACACTGCTGAAG ATGGCTGATTGTGGAGGCCTGCCCATGGTTGACCAG CCTGCAAAGCTGACAGAGGCCTTCAAGTACTTCATTCAGGGAATGGGCTACA tgCCTGCTGCCAGCATGACCAGACTGGTCCGCTCTCGCACGGCGTCCGGATCCAGCATCCACTCCATGGAAGGCAACAGGAGCCGGTCTCACACCAACGAGGGAAACCGAAGCCGGTCACACACCAACGAGGGAAACCGAAGCCGGTCACACACCAACGAGAAGCGTGGCCGCTCCCACACAGACAGTATGGAAGGCACAGCAAACAGCAGCGCCGCTCTCAAGTCCACTGAAGTGTCCTGCTAG
- the ndrg1a gene encoding protein NDRG1a isoform X2 — protein sequence MVLEGDSDMECVMAEIETSEHDVETPHGRIHCTMKGVPKGDRPVILTFHDIGLNHKTCFDSMFQHEDMQEIMQHFAVCHVDAPGQHEGANTFSTGYEYPSMDLLSESLPLVLKHFGLKSVIGMAVGAGAYILARFALDYPMLVEGLVLININPCAEGWMDWAANKVTPLPDMLIGHLFGKEEISNNHDLIATYRHHIMNDMNQYNLQHFVKAYNSRRDLEIERPIPGGKVTVRTLTCPSLLVVGDSSPAVDAVVECNTKLDPTKTTLLKMADCGGLPMVDQPAKLTEAFKYFIQGMGYMPAASMTRLVRSRTASGSSIHSMEGNRSRSHTNEGNRSRSHTNEGNRSRSHTNEKRGRSHTDSMEGTANSSAALKSTEVSC from the exons ATGGTTCTTGAGGGGGATTCGGACATGGAGTGTGTTATGGCTGAGATTGAAACCTCT GAGCACGATGTAGAGACTCCCCATGGAAGGATCCACTGCACCATGAAAGGGGTGCCCAAAGGAGACCGCCCCGTCATCCTCACCTTCCATGACATTGGACTGAACC ACAAGACGTGCTTTGACTCCATGTTCCAGCATGAGGACATGCAGGAGATCATGCAGCACTTTGCTGTGTGCCATGTCGATGCCCCTGGACAGCACGAGGGGGCCAACACCTTCTCTACCGG GTACGAGTACCCCTCCATGGATCTGCTGTCTGAGTCTCTCCCCCTGGTCCTCAAGCATTTTGG TCTGAAGAGCGTCATTGGAATGGCCGTCGGAGCTGGAGCCTACATCCTTGCAAGATTCGCT CTGGACTACCCCATGTTGGTGGAAGGCCTGGTTCTGATTAATATCAACCCCTGTGCTGAGGGGTGGATGGACTGGGCTGCAAACAAG GTCACTCCTTTGCCTGACATGCTCATCGGCCATCTCTTCGGAAAG GAGGAAATCTCCAACAACCATGACCTTATTGCCACCTATCGCCATCACATCATGAATGACATGAACCAGTACAACCTTCAACACTTTGTTAAAGCTTACAACAG CCGGCGTGATCTGGAGATTGAGAGGCCCATTCCTGGTGGAAAAGTCACCGTCAGAACCCTGAC GTGTCCTTCTCTGTTGGTGGTAGGAGATAGCTCTCCGGCCGTTGACGCTGTG GTGGAGTGCAATACTAAGCTGGACCCGACAAAGACCACACTGCTGAAG ATGGCTGATTGTGGAGGCCTGCCCATGGTTGACCAG CCTGCAAAGCTGACAGAGGCCTTCAAGTACTTCATTCAGGGAATGGGCTACA tgCCTGCTGCCAGCATGACCAGACTGGTCCGCTCTCGCACGGCGTCCGGATCCAGCATCCACTCCATGGAAGGCAACAGGAGCCGGTCTCACACCAACGAGGGAAACCGAAGCCGGTCACACACCAACGAGGGAAACCGAAGCCGGTCACACACCAACGAGAAGCGTGGCCGCTCCCACACAGACAGTATGGAAGGCACAGCAAACAGCAGCGCCGCTCTCAAGTCCACTGAAGTGTCCTGCTAG